In a single window of the Bacteroidales bacterium genome:
- a CDS encoding FtsX-like permease family protein, translating into MIFTVARKNVWRNKLRSLVVIFAVTIGLLAGSFGVAMMEGMAKKRAHTAIYNEISHIQIHHPEFQENFEAKYNIPDSEHLISELKKISEVKSVTGRMILSGMINTSGGSTGAFIYGINPEDEKEVTEIYTFIKDSTGTYFEGNKKNLVLISETTAKKLKLDRYVITNETIRKLINAGFPKEDTLKLQSVLNEQFRSHKDYFYKLKELLNEELITEYEFLFIKYAMVFKPRARVVINIQNSKGELTGENFKVTGIYKTSNRMFDEMTVFVKKKDLANLTGYKNNTNHEIAILLTDRHLAKGTAKSLSEKYPNLKIESWGEIDPMIVMISEYMTIYNYFLIGLILAALAFGIVNTMLMAIMERTKELGMLAAIGMNRKRIFSMIMVETIFLTIVGAVVGLAINYGIISHLSKTGIDLSKQMGEAFEAIGYDSIIYPEMGLSYYIGITLLVILAAVLSSVYPAVKAIKLNPAEAVRTDA; encoded by the coding sequence ATGATATTTACAGTTGCTCGAAAGAATGTATGGAGAAATAAACTCAGAAGTCTTGTTGTCATATTTGCAGTAACAATCGGGCTTCTTGCCGGTTCATTCGGCGTTGCCATGATGGAAGGAATGGCAAAGAAAAGAGCCCACACCGCTATTTATAATGAAATTTCTCACATTCAAATTCATCATCCCGAATTTCAAGAAAATTTTGAAGCAAAATATAATATTCCTGATTCAGAACACTTAATTTCAGAGTTAAAAAAGATTTCTGAGGTAAAATCCGTTACCGGAAGAATGATTTTATCCGGAATGATTAATACATCCGGTGGAAGCACGGGAGCATTTATTTACGGAATCAATCCGGAAGACGAAAAAGAAGTTACAGAAATTTATACTTTTATAAAAGATTCAACCGGAACTTATTTTGAAGGAAATAAAAAAAACCTTGTATTAATAAGTGAAACAACGGCAAAGAAATTAAAACTGGATAGATATGTCATTACAAATGAAACAATAAGAAAATTGATAAATGCCGGTTTCCCGAAGGAAGATACTCTGAAATTGCAATCTGTTTTAAACGAACAATTCAGATCTCATAAAGATTACTTCTATAAATTAAAAGAATTACTCAATGAAGAATTGATAACAGAGTATGAGTTCTTATTTATAAAATATGCAATGGTATTTAAACCTCGAGCAAGAGTAGTAATTAACATTCAAAACTCAAAAGGCGAATTAACCGGTGAAAATTTTAAAGTAACCGGCATTTATAAAACATCAAATCGAATGTTTGATGAAATGACCGTTTTTGTTAAGAAAAAAGACTTGGCAAACTTAACCGGTTATAAAAACAACACAAACCATGAAATTGCCATACTTTTAACAGACAGACATTTGGCAAAAGGCACAGCAAAAAGTTTAAGCGAGAAATATCCGAATTTAAAAATTGAAAGCTGGGGAGAAATTGACCCGATGATTGTTATGATTTCTGAATACATGACAATTTATAATTACTTTTTAATAGGCTTAATTTTAGCAGCCCTCGCTTTTGGAATTGTAAACACCATGCTAATGGCAATTATGGAACGAACCAAAGAACTCGGAATGCTTGCAGCTATCGGAATGAACCGAAAACGTATATTCAGCATGATAATGGTCGAAACCATTTTTTTAACAATTGTCGGAGCAGTAGTCGGTTTAGCAATTAATTACGGTATTATTTCGCACTTATCAAAAACCGGAATTGATTTGTCGAAACAAATGGGCGAAGCATTTGAAGCAATCGGTTACGATTCAATAATTTACCCTGAAATGGGTTTAAGCTACTATATCGGTATAACACTTTTGGTTATTTTAGCAGCTGTTTTATCATCCGTATATCCTGCCGTAAAAGCAATTAAATTAAACCCGGCAGAAGCAGTAAGAACTGATGCTTAA